A genomic stretch from Thermodesulforhabdus norvegica includes:
- a CDS encoding chemotaxis protein CheW, protein MMHGLVFEACGELWAFEIDAVEKVARAAAVRRIPEMPEGLMGMVGFRGRFIFVFDFRRLFMCDDREFSSNDRFIILRSADGHIALVVDDVVGVFELNPVADRETERIMTHKCGPVKSIALPASGIPGYDAVLGRGIRVLDAGWFFRKGADAEVAEAWLSEEDFGRSR, encoded by the coding sequence ATGATGCACGGATTGGTGTTTGAGGCCTGTGGGGAACTGTGGGCCTTTGAAATAGATGCTGTGGAAAAGGTAGCAAGGGCTGCGGCCGTAAGGCGGATTCCGGAAATGCCGGAAGGTTTGATGGGAATGGTCGGGTTCCGTGGCAGGTTCATTTTCGTTTTTGACTTCCGCAGGCTTTTCATGTGCGATGACCGGGAGTTCAGCAGTAACGATCGGTTTATCATTCTCAGATCGGCCGACGGCCACATTGCCCTGGTCGTAGACGACGTGGTGGGGGTATTTGAGCTGAATCCCGTAGCGGATCGAGAAACGGAAAGGATAATGACTCATAAGTGTGGCCCTGTGAAATCAATAGCCCTTCCGGCCAGCGGGATTCCCGGGTACGATGCCGTATTGGGGCGGGGAATTCGGGTTCTGGATGCCGGCTGGTTTTTCAGGAAGGGGGCGGATGCAGAGGTTGCGGAGGCGTGGTTGTCCGAGGAAGATTTCGGTCGGTCACGCTGA
- a CDS encoding CheR family methyltransferase: MNDPCGEISRESISMIKEALERYLGICCDRTVLRGGLRALRKAAEKSGYSSPEEFLFWLLMEAPEKERVRRLAEFFTVGETYFFRGVRVFLALRDGLIPDILARKRSLGLDQNVRIWSAGCSTGEEPYTLAILLEEAGPRESGWSYSIVATDINGGFIARAKKARYGQWSFRKPLPEKYKKYFTALEGGEFEVIPDIKKRVSFSVLNLVEEGYPSPATGTSRLDVIICRNVIMYMLPEYRRKVVERFRQCLVEGGFLILTPAEVHSVETEGWKYSVIPGGALLQKTSRRPTTAVRASSVSASEKDPVIEISARSGTGLPRGSSQILKQRSKDDDAAAAEISKAGELAGRRKVESQSGTVPDIREVAGKIQGMANDGQYEEALELIDRHAEALKFRPEFYYLKGALFREMGRTEEALASYRRALYLDPHWVPALIALGTLLKAQGNRVAGNNFLREALALLKQKPEGEISLFDGNFDVPDLIGMIEAVLESEKRENGRKGN; encoded by the coding sequence ATGAACGATCCGTGCGGCGAAATTTCCCGGGAATCGATTTCAATGATAAAGGAAGCCCTTGAGCGTTATCTGGGGATATGCTGCGACAGAACGGTCTTACGCGGCGGGCTTAGAGCTCTGAGAAAGGCCGCAGAAAAAAGCGGTTACTCATCGCCGGAAGAGTTTTTGTTCTGGTTGCTGATGGAAGCTCCGGAAAAAGAGCGCGTACGTCGTCTGGCGGAATTTTTCACCGTGGGGGAGACTTACTTTTTTCGCGGCGTGAGGGTTTTCCTTGCGTTAAGAGATGGTTTGATACCGGACATACTGGCGCGCAAGAGGTCCCTGGGGCTGGATCAGAATGTGCGTATATGGAGCGCAGGGTGCAGTACCGGCGAGGAGCCTTACACACTGGCCATACTGCTCGAAGAGGCCGGGCCTCGGGAAAGCGGCTGGTCCTATTCTATCGTTGCCACGGATATTAACGGGGGCTTCATCGCCCGGGCGAAAAAAGCCCGTTACGGACAGTGGTCCTTTAGAAAGCCTCTTCCGGAAAAGTACAAAAAGTACTTTACCGCCCTGGAGGGAGGGGAGTTCGAGGTCATTCCCGACATAAAAAAGCGCGTCTCCTTCTCGGTGCTTAATCTCGTTGAAGAGGGATATCCCTCGCCGGCCACGGGAACTTCCAGACTGGACGTTATAATCTGTCGAAACGTCATTATGTACATGCTTCCCGAATATCGCCGTAAGGTGGTGGAAAGGTTCCGGCAGTGTCTGGTGGAGGGGGGATTCTTGATTCTGACGCCCGCAGAGGTGCATTCCGTGGAGACGGAAGGGTGGAAATACTCTGTAATTCCCGGAGGTGCCCTTTTGCAGAAGACCTCCCGAAGGCCAACGACTGCGGTCAGAGCTTCCTCCGTGAGTGCTTCCGAAAAGGACCCTGTGATCGAGATCTCCGCCCGTTCCGGTACCGGGTTACCGCGGGGTTCTTCACAGATATTGAAGCAACGGAGTAAGGATGATGATGCGGCGGCCGCTGAGATTTCAAAAGCCGGGGAATTGGCTGGTCGGAGAAAGGTTGAATCTCAATCGGGTACGGTGCCCGACATCAGGGAAGTAGCCGGAAAAATCCAGGGCATGGCGAATGATGGGCAGTACGAGGAAGCCCTCGAACTTATAGACCGGCATGCCGAAGCCCTGAAGTTCAGACCGGAGTTTTACTATCTGAAGGGTGCTCTTTTCCGGGAAATGGGCCGTACCGAAGAGGCCCTTGCGTCATACAGGCGGGCACTTTATCTCGATCCTCATTGGGTTCCCGCTTTAATAGCCCTCGGGACCCTGTTGAAAGCTCAGGGCAACAGGGTTGCCGGAAACAACTTTCTCCGTGAAGCCCTGGCTTTGCTGAAGCAAAAACCGGAGGGAGAAATATCTTTGTTTGACGGAAATTTTGATGTCCCAGACCTGATAGGTATGATTGAGGCAGTTCTTGAAAGCGAAAAGAGGGAAAATGGACGAAAGGGAAATTGA
- a CDS encoding chemotaxis protein CheW — translation MDEREIEILEKRARELAEGFRQELLQEDSIDAVAFILGEREFALGLECVREVRPFSGVTPLPAVPRFVMGITGIRGEVLSVVDISELLGVSPAPLSSDAGLIILQDQGSGMTFALVVNRILGVVKVSRKELLPLSACYEFAKSKIVQGVTTSGVILLDGRALLNEPSLML, via the coding sequence ATGGACGAAAGGGAAATTGAAATCCTGGAGAAAAGAGCCCGTGAACTGGCCGAAGGTTTCCGGCAGGAGCTTCTCCAGGAAGACTCAATAGATGCGGTTGCTTTCATTCTGGGCGAAAGGGAATTCGCTTTAGGTCTGGAATGCGTCCGTGAAGTAAGACCTTTCTCCGGTGTTACCCCTCTCCCTGCCGTTCCCCGGTTTGTTATGGGTATTACCGGCATCAGGGGAGAAGTGCTTTCCGTGGTGGACATTTCGGAATTGCTGGGTGTTAGTCCGGCTCCCCTGAGCTCAGACGCCGGGCTGATTATCCTGCAGGATCAGGGATCGGGCATGACTTTTGCCCTTGTGGTCAATCGCATACTGGGCGTGGTGAAAGTATCCCGTAAGGAATTACTTCCTTTATCTGCCTGTTACGAATTTGCAAAAAGTAAGATCGTTCAGGGAGTGACCACTTCCGGTGTGATCCTTCTCGACGGAAGGGCTCTTTTAAACGAACCCTCTCTTATGTTGTAG
- a CDS encoding methyl-accepting chemotaxis protein codes for MLGIGRSLKIKMALIFGSIVVFSLIASGVLTFVHTRKTLMDRISCELASGIKRKGHEVVEFLKDRVTDVELIANSRYPMDIINYVLKVREGVTGSIAIYEGLAHKAHDYLKNPKVRKYFDDIVIIDSESFYIFYTVQRGLEGGFIPVSQYEVLRSAWGAVVEDRPEYRNGAADHKTVYISDITFYQPVGQPCLIIACPITNDLGRRVAVIVGVVGIRHINLVVAGEAGQGKASETYLVGRDGLVRSSTVFLSINDVGQKKIESEALQRALKGEEGVVTCVNHRNQKVVTAFAPLKLPDRAGTNFDWIILSEVEYDRAFGPVRRLAFYYSFLGIGIALLAVVVSFFVARSMVRPIRVLRDAVGAMAKGDLSYALPDSKRGDEVGELIRDFRKMQEVLKANTGGLVEGVQRLATAVNELSATAAELATGAAETASSVQEVGTTAEEMRQVARHSLEKSRNVGAIAEDAVREAVRGREAAEEALKGLGSIRREIEFLASSVIKLGEQSRNIGIIIDTVKDLADQVNILSVNAAIEAARAGEQGKGFSVVAQEMRNLAEQSREAADRIKEILTKVQDSTSEAVMAVERGNKAVSRGVELGEEMGSTIKSLAAVVQEAADSALQISASSQQQLTGVEQVVEAMRAIQEAVHQNTEAARQLEASVHDLAELSESLKKLAESFKF; via the coding sequence ATGCTGGGAATAGGGAGAAGCCTGAAGATTAAGATGGCTCTTATCTTCGGATCCATTGTAGTTTTCAGCCTTATTGCTTCCGGAGTGCTTACCTTTGTCCACACAAGAAAAACCCTTATGGACCGCATATCTTGTGAGCTCGCATCGGGTATAAAAAGGAAAGGGCATGAGGTCGTGGAGTTCTTAAAAGACAGGGTAACCGATGTCGAACTCATTGCTAATTCAAGATACCCTATGGACATCATAAATTATGTCTTAAAGGTCCGGGAGGGGGTTACGGGTAGCATAGCAATATACGAAGGACTGGCCCATAAAGCCCACGATTATCTTAAGAATCCGAAGGTGAGGAAGTATTTTGACGACATAGTCATAATCGATTCGGAAAGCTTTTACATTTTTTACACTGTTCAGAGAGGGCTGGAGGGTGGGTTTATACCCGTCTCACAATATGAAGTGCTGAGGTCTGCATGGGGAGCAGTCGTCGAGGATCGGCCCGAATATCGTAACGGTGCCGCCGACCACAAAACCGTCTACATTTCCGACATTACTTTTTATCAGCCCGTGGGACAGCCCTGCCTCATCATAGCCTGTCCGATTACCAATGATCTGGGAAGAAGGGTGGCCGTTATCGTCGGTGTGGTCGGCATCCGCCATATTAATCTCGTCGTGGCGGGAGAAGCGGGTCAGGGGAAAGCATCGGAAACCTATCTTGTGGGCCGTGATGGTCTGGTTCGCTCTTCTACGGTTTTTCTTTCTATCAACGACGTCGGGCAGAAGAAGATCGAATCAGAGGCCCTGCAAAGGGCTTTGAAGGGTGAGGAGGGTGTGGTTACCTGTGTGAACCACAGGAATCAAAAAGTCGTTACGGCTTTTGCCCCTTTAAAACTTCCGGATAGAGCAGGAACCAATTTCGACTGGATTATCCTATCGGAAGTGGAATACGACAGAGCCTTCGGGCCGGTGAGAAGGCTTGCCTTCTATTACTCTTTCCTTGGAATCGGAATAGCCCTTCTTGCCGTAGTCGTTTCTTTTTTCGTTGCCCGTTCTATGGTGAGACCTATCAGGGTGCTCAGAGATGCCGTCGGCGCAATGGCAAAGGGGGACCTGAGCTATGCACTGCCCGATTCAAAAAGGGGCGATGAGGTGGGAGAATTAATAAGAGACTTTCGGAAGATGCAGGAGGTACTCAAGGCCAATACCGGTGGGCTTGTCGAAGGCGTTCAGAGGCTTGCAACGGCGGTAAACGAGCTTTCTGCCACGGCTGCGGAGCTCGCAACTGGTGCGGCCGAAACGGCGTCAAGCGTACAGGAAGTGGGGACTACTGCCGAAGAGATGCGCCAGGTTGCCAGGCATTCTCTGGAAAAGTCCAGGAATGTCGGGGCAATAGCCGAAGATGCCGTGCGGGAGGCCGTTCGTGGGCGGGAGGCTGCCGAGGAAGCCTTAAAGGGCCTGGGCAGTATTCGCAGGGAAATAGAGTTTCTGGCTTCAAGCGTCATAAAACTGGGGGAGCAGAGTCGTAACATCGGGATTATTATAGACACTGTGAAGGATCTCGCCGATCAGGTTAACATCCTTTCGGTCAATGCGGCAATTGAGGCGGCCAGAGCAGGAGAGCAGGGGAAGGGGTTTTCCGTTGTGGCTCAGGAGATGAGAAACCTTGCGGAACAGTCGAGAGAAGCGGCCGACCGGATAAAGGAAATACTGACGAAGGTTCAGGATTCAACTTCTGAAGCGGTCATGGCAGTTGAGCGGGGAAATAAGGCTGTTTCGAGGGGTGTTGAACTGGGTGAAGAGATGGGAAGCACGATAAAAAGTCTGGCCGCGGTGGTTCAGGAAGCAGCCGATTCGGCTCTTCAGATTTCGGCATCCAGCCAGCAACAGCTTACAGGTGTGGAGCAGGTCGTCGAGGCCATGCGGGCCATTCAGGAGGCGGTTCATCAAAATACGGAAGCGGCGCGTCAGCTTGAAGCATCCGTCCATGATCTCGCGGAACTGAGTGAGTCTCTCAAGAAGCTTGCGGAGTCCTTCAAGTTTTAG
- a CDS encoding hybrid sensor histidine kinase/response regulator gives MQDDQLMAALLEAFREEARERLEALYSFAEALESGDLTREKVDEAYREAHSLKGAARAVGLTEVVRVCQELESFIGRLKDDGEREPQEVARELYRFIKEIESGIYGWKAASGVSQGEAFSEGAVEKDRGGFFEEGETSEGAVALARTGDKVSYEPLHEPTETVRVNVRRLDVLLRRAEEFIPIKLASSQYAGELKKLYWFLEDVKSRRGDDPDLSYVESVLQRLVLRVESTSRQLDILVEDLLDRAKDLLMQPFSVLFQGMGRMVRELAGELGKEVVFTVDGEDIEIDRRILEELRDPMIHLLRNAVDHGIEVPEERVRRGKDRQGRVGVLIRREEARKVSLVVRDDGRGISVKRVREKALELGLLQQSRLEGMDDFQVLQFIFYPGFSTSPSVTELSGRGLGMSIVKEKIESVGGSVSVSSKEGFGTEFIIELPVSLATFRGILVRDLGRRFVVPTHSVDAVVRLEESDHRALIGGVVSVKHNGQIIPVQRLGAVLGLDRPRRREGDSPSVLLVISASGVRAGFLVEEVITEQEGLIKGLGPHLKSVPFVWAATVLGSGEVVPVLNPGDLVRSLQEKPVAAEDSGEYDRGIPLKRKNILVVEDSITSRTLLKNILEASGFGVITAVDGLEALSLLENYEIDLVVSDVEMPRMNGIELTRRIRASEGMRNLPVILVTGLDSPEDRERGLEAGADAYIVKTDFRQTTLLEVIRRYL, from the coding sequence ATGCAGGACGATCAGTTGATGGCCGCATTGCTGGAGGCCTTTCGGGAAGAAGCCCGGGAAAGGCTTGAGGCTCTGTACTCTTTTGCCGAAGCGCTGGAGTCGGGTGATCTTACCCGGGAGAAGGTCGATGAGGCCTATCGTGAGGCTCACAGCCTGAAAGGTGCGGCAAGAGCCGTGGGCCTGACCGAGGTGGTTCGGGTATGCCAGGAACTCGAAAGCTTTATCGGTCGTCTGAAGGACGATGGGGAGCGGGAGCCTCAGGAAGTTGCCCGTGAGCTATATCGGTTCATAAAGGAAATAGAATCGGGCATATACGGCTGGAAAGCGGCATCGGGAGTATCGCAGGGTGAGGCCTTTTCGGAAGGTGCCGTCGAGAAGGATCGTGGGGGATTTTTTGAAGAAGGTGAGACATCCGAAGGGGCCGTTGCTCTTGCGAGAACCGGTGATAAGGTTTCCTACGAACCGCTTCATGAACCGACGGAAACCGTCAGGGTTAACGTACGGCGGCTTGACGTTCTTTTAAGACGGGCCGAGGAATTCATTCCGATCAAGCTGGCTTCTTCGCAGTATGCCGGGGAATTAAAAAAACTCTACTGGTTCCTTGAAGATGTGAAGAGCCGTCGCGGTGATGACCCGGATCTGTCTTACGTTGAAAGTGTGCTTCAGAGGCTGGTCCTTCGCGTGGAGTCCACATCGCGTCAGCTCGACATCCTTGTGGAGGACCTGCTGGATCGGGCTAAAGACCTTTTGATGCAGCCCTTTTCCGTTTTGTTCCAGGGTATGGGCAGGATGGTCAGGGAGCTTGCCGGAGAGCTCGGAAAGGAGGTGGTCTTCACGGTTGACGGTGAGGACATAGAAATAGATCGGAGGATTCTGGAGGAATTGAGGGATCCGATGATTCATCTCCTCAGGAATGCCGTGGATCACGGAATTGAAGTTCCTGAAGAAAGAGTGCGTCGAGGTAAGGACAGGCAGGGCCGTGTCGGGGTGCTGATCAGACGGGAGGAGGCGAGAAAGGTTTCTCTGGTGGTGAGGGATGACGGGAGGGGTATATCGGTTAAGAGGGTGCGGGAAAAGGCCCTGGAGCTGGGTTTACTTCAGCAGTCCAGGCTGGAGGGGATGGATGACTTTCAGGTCCTTCAATTCATCTTTTATCCGGGCTTTTCTACGAGCCCTTCCGTTACGGAGCTTTCCGGGCGGGGTCTCGGTATGTCCATCGTAAAGGAAAAGATCGAATCGGTCGGTGGGAGCGTATCGGTTTCGAGCAAAGAAGGCTTTGGGACGGAGTTTATAATCGAACTTCCGGTGTCGCTGGCGACCTTTCGAGGCATTCTGGTCAGGGATCTGGGACGGCGCTTCGTTGTGCCCACTCATAGTGTTGATGCCGTGGTCAGACTGGAAGAATCTGATCATAGAGCGTTAATAGGCGGTGTCGTTTCCGTAAAGCATAACGGTCAGATAATTCCGGTGCAAAGGCTCGGGGCGGTGCTGGGGCTTGATCGGCCCCGGCGCCGGGAGGGTGATTCTCCTTCCGTTCTGCTGGTGATAAGTGCATCCGGTGTCAGAGCCGGTTTTCTCGTGGAAGAGGTCATAACGGAGCAGGAGGGGCTGATCAAGGGGCTGGGACCCCACTTAAAAAGCGTTCCTTTCGTCTGGGCCGCTACCGTCCTGGGAAGCGGAGAAGTGGTACCCGTTCTGAATCCCGGTGATCTCGTGAGGTCTCTGCAGGAAAAGCCCGTAGCCGCTGAAGATTCCGGGGAATACGATCGGGGAATCCCTCTGAAGAGAAAAAATATTCTCGTGGTTGAAGATTCCATAACCTCCAGAACGCTTTTGAAAAACATTCTGGAAGCCTCGGGTTTCGGAGTGATAACAGCCGTTGACGGGCTGGAAGCCCTTTCATTGCTGGAGAACTACGAGATCGATCTGGTGGTTTCGGATGTCGAAATGCCCCGCATGAACGGGATTGAATTGACCAGGAGGATTCGCGCCAGTGAAGGTATGCGAAACCTTCCCGTTATCCTGGTGACGGGGCTGGATTCTCCGGAAGATCGAGAACGGGGACTGGAAGCCGGCGCTGACGCTTACATCGTAAAGACGGACTTCAGGCAAACGACTCTGCTGGAGGTGATAAGAAGGTACTTATGA
- the cheB gene encoding chemotaxis-specific protein-glutamate methyltransferase CheB yields MNGRKRLLIVDDSPTWRSYLRYIFEKDGYFDVIGTAVDGLDALEKTRLLVPDVITMDIEMPRMNGIEASRRIMEFHPVPIIIVSDFWETEAVKKAFDAMEIGAVAGVQKPSMIVSERAGAEQISVLVRTVKLMSEVPVIRRSRLKPGSRYEEKDGGTAASFEGVSKVRLVVIGASTGGPVVLKEIFSRLPANFPLPIAVVQHIAPGFITGFVKWLEQASPLRFSEACHGEELLPGTVYLAPDGVHMEVDHRLIVRLTDGPAEHGVKPSVSVLFRSVAKNLGPHAVGVLLTGMGKDGAEELLAMRRAGAITIAQDEDSSLVFGMPGEAVRLSGATMVLPPERIARYLMKLGGEIEREGG; encoded by the coding sequence ATGAACGGGAGAAAGCGGCTACTCATTGTCGATGATTCTCCAACCTGGAGGAGTTATCTCAGATACATCTTTGAAAAAGACGGGTATTTCGATGTGATTGGCACGGCCGTTGACGGACTCGATGCCCTTGAGAAAACCCGTCTTCTCGTCCCCGATGTGATAACCATGGACATAGAAATGCCCCGTATGAACGGAATTGAGGCCTCCAGAAGGATAATGGAATTTCATCCCGTGCCGATAATAATCGTGAGCGATTTCTGGGAAACTGAGGCGGTTAAAAAGGCCTTTGATGCCATGGAGATAGGGGCTGTGGCAGGTGTTCAGAAACCGAGCATGATTGTTTCGGAACGTGCCGGAGCCGAACAGATATCAGTGCTGGTGAGAACGGTAAAGCTGATGTCGGAAGTGCCGGTGATAAGACGGAGCAGGTTGAAGCCCGGGAGCAGATATGAGGAAAAGGACGGGGGAACCGCGGCTTCCTTTGAAGGGGTTTCGAAAGTAAGGCTTGTGGTAATCGGTGCGTCCACAGGTGGTCCTGTGGTTCTTAAAGAAATTTTTTCCCGGCTTCCGGCAAACTTTCCTTTACCCATTGCCGTGGTGCAGCACATCGCCCCGGGGTTCATAACGGGGTTCGTGAAGTGGCTCGAACAGGCATCTCCTTTGCGTTTTTCCGAAGCCTGCCACGGTGAGGAGCTTCTGCCCGGGACGGTCTATCTGGCTCCCGACGGCGTTCACATGGAAGTTGACCACAGATTGATCGTTCGCCTGACCGATGGGCCGGCCGAACACGGTGTTAAGCCCTCCGTTTCGGTTCTTTTCAGGTCCGTTGCGAAGAATCTGGGTCCTCATGCGGTGGGTGTGCTTCTTACCGGTATGGGGAAGGATGGGGCTGAAGAGTTGCTTGCTATGCGCAGGGCCGGAGCGATAACCATTGCTCAGGATGAAGATAGTTCTCTTGTTTTCGGCATGCCGGGAGAAGCGGTTCGGCTGAGCGGTGCGACGATGGTACTACCGCCGGAAAGGATAGCCAGATACCTAATGAAACTGGGCGGAGAAATTGAAAGAGAAGGAGGGTAA